A single Chryseobacterium sp. DNA region contains:
- a CDS encoding amidohydrolase: MKTLIYTFFLAVSISSCQNRAPQEKAEILYFGGHILTMEDASPQVEAIAVKEGKILFTGTKQEAERYSDPSTKLINLNGKTLLPGFIDVHGHLTSRAGTMDAIDLSPEPYGTVNSIKDLQRVIKNDIKEKKISDKQPIIGNGYDDAIMIEHRHPTKGELDAVSKTNPIIVIHASGHASVANSAMLKFLGITESSKDPEGGHLGRDKKTGKLNGKLEENASFTALLTLTEKMNKGKNTQAHAMENLMKAQEEWLSYGQTTICDGRTMGESVALLQNAAVQQLFKADVVYFPDYEYFKNEFSTFKPKYMQYENHLKLAGFKFSDDGSPQGKTAWLTQPYLIPPEGQSKDYKGFPIFTDETLYTDLKTLFQNHITAQLHVNGDAAIDQAIRVIKRLKDENIYKPGLRATLIHVQNSRPDHIQKIKELGVIPSYFSTHAYLWGDWHYSSVFGPDRASFISPANSALKAGIPFTIHHDSPVTPPDLITAMYAAVNRKTRSGRILGPNERITPLEALKAITINAAYQLQEENRKGSITSGKLADFVILDQNPLTIDPEKMRDIKVLETIKEGNSVYQRN; the protein is encoded by the coding sequence ATGAAAACATTAATTTATACTTTTTTCTTGGCAGTCAGCATAAGCAGTTGTCAAAACAGGGCTCCGCAGGAAAAAGCTGAAATCCTTTATTTCGGGGGGCACATTCTCACAATGGAAGATGCTTCTCCCCAGGTAGAAGCCATAGCGGTAAAAGAGGGAAAAATACTTTTCACCGGAACAAAACAAGAGGCAGAGCGCTATTCAGATCCTTCAACAAAGCTGATTAATCTGAATGGCAAAACCCTTCTTCCAGGCTTTATAGATGTTCACGGGCATCTGACATCAAGAGCAGGAACCATGGATGCGATAGATCTCTCACCGGAGCCTTATGGGACCGTAAATTCAATCAAAGATCTTCAGCGTGTTATAAAAAATGATATAAAAGAAAAGAAAATATCTGATAAGCAACCGATTATCGGAAACGGATATGATGATGCCATTATGATAGAACACCGTCACCCGACAAAAGGAGAATTGGATGCTGTCAGCAAGACCAATCCTATCATTGTTATTCATGCTTCAGGACATGCCAGCGTGGCGAATAGTGCTATGCTAAAGTTCCTGGGTATAACAGAATCATCAAAAGACCCTGAAGGCGGTCATTTGGGAAGAGATAAGAAAACCGGGAAATTAAACGGAAAATTAGAAGAAAATGCAAGCTTTACCGCATTGCTTACCTTAACTGAAAAAATGAATAAAGGGAAAAATACCCAGGCCCATGCGATGGAAAACCTGATGAAAGCACAGGAAGAATGGCTTAGTTACGGGCAGACGACTATTTGTGATGGAAGAACAATGGGAGAAAGTGTTGCTCTTTTACAAAATGCAGCGGTCCAGCAACTTTTTAAGGCCGATGTCGTTTACTTTCCGGATTATGAATATTTTAAAAATGAGTTCAGCACTTTCAAACCCAAGTATATGCAGTATGAAAATCATCTGAAATTAGCCGGGTTCAAGTTCTCAGACGACGGGTCGCCGCAAGGTAAAACAGCCTGGCTTACTCAGCCCTATTTAATTCCGCCTGAAGGGCAGTCCAAAGATTATAAAGGATTTCCCATCTTTACGGATGAAACCTTATATACTGATTTGAAAACTCTGTTTCAGAATCATATCACTGCACAGCTGCATGTTAATGGTGATGCTGCAATAGATCAGGCAATACGGGTTATCAAAAGATTAAAAGACGAAAACATTTACAAACCTGGATTACGTGCTACCCTGATTCATGTACAGAACAGCCGCCCTGACCATATTCAAAAAATAAAAGAATTAGGTGTGATTCCATCCTATTTTTCTACCCATGCTTATTTATGGGGTGACTGGCACTATTCAAGTGTTTTCGGACCTGACCGCGCTTCTTTTATCAGTCCGGCCAATTCAGCATTAAAAGCCGGCATTCCTTTTACAATCCATCATGACTCGCCGGTCACTCCTCCGGACTTAATTACTGCCATGTATGCTGCGGTCAACAGAAAAACCCGGTCAGGAAGAATTTTAGGTCCCAATGAAAGAATTACGCCTCTTGAAGCATTAAAAGCAATTACCATTAATGCCGCTTATCAGCTACAGGAAGAAAACAGAAAAGGATCTATTACATCAGGCAAATTGGCTGATTTTGTCATCCTTGATCAAAATCCTTTAACAATAGATCCCGAAAAAATGCGGGATATCAAAGTCCTTGAAACCATTAAGGAAGGAAATTCTGTATACCAAAGAAACTAA
- a CDS encoding aminotransferase class I/II-fold pyridoxal phosphate-dependent enzyme yields MKRIHDFTHYSFFTEMSELAVRHGSFDLSLGLPDFDIDERLKIFLKESADLDNHNYEPLAGSPLLIENIIQFNSKRANGIQLRTGEVTVVPCATFALYTVLKSVLNHGDEVIIIQPSYYTYGPSVVMNGGIPVYCDLDPDFTVNWEKLKDCISEKTKAVIVNSPQNPTGKIWKQEDWSQLYELIKNREIYLISEEIYDTYCYDDAEHYSSVLHPELKKRTFCIFSFGKMFHTSGWKVSYMITTEELTALFRCHQQYISYSANAPAQYALAKYLEVFDPAVNKKAMQKKRDIFNTMITETPLQIEQKSEGSVFQIVNFRSLSSTMTDVEFSKWLTVEKKVACLPLSAFYHSRQNSDYIRFSFAKNDDVIIQALEYLQKHL; encoded by the coding sequence ATGAAAAGAATTCATGATTTCACTCATTATTCCTTTTTTACGGAAATGTCTGAGCTTGCTGTCAGGCATGGCAGTTTTGATCTTTCTTTGGGACTTCCGGATTTTGATATTGATGAACGGCTGAAAATCTTTTTAAAAGAGTCTGCAGACCTGGACAATCATAATTATGAACCTCTGGCCGGAAGCCCGTTGCTTATTGAAAACATTATTCAGTTTAATTCAAAACGTGCCAACGGTATTCAGCTCAGGACAGGTGAAGTCACTGTCGTCCCGTGTGCAACCTTTGCTTTATATACAGTATTAAAATCCGTTCTAAATCACGGAGATGAAGTCATCATTATTCAGCCCTCCTATTATACGTACGGACCTTCAGTAGTTATGAATGGAGGCATTCCTGTTTATTGTGATCTCGATCCTGATTTTACAGTCAATTGGGAAAAATTGAAAGATTGTATTTCTGAAAAAACAAAAGCTGTTATTGTTAATTCCCCACAAAATCCTACAGGAAAAATATGGAAGCAGGAAGACTGGAGCCAATTATATGAGCTCATCAAAAACAGGGAAATTTACTTGATCTCTGAAGAAATTTATGATACTTACTGCTATGATGATGCAGAGCATTACAGCTCGGTTCTTCATCCTGAACTGAAGAAAAGGACATTCTGTATTTTTTCATTCGGCAAAATGTTCCACACCTCAGGATGGAAAGTCAGTTATATGATCACGACTGAAGAACTGACCGCCTTATTCCGCTGCCACCAGCAATATATCTCTTATAGCGCCAATGCGCCCGCACAATATGCTTTGGCCAAGTATCTGGAAGTCTTTGATCCGGCGGTCAATAAAAAAGCCATGCAGAAGAAAAGGGATATTTTTAATACGATGATCACGGAAACGCCCTTACAGATCGAACAAAAATCAGAAGGAAGTGTTTTCCAGATTGTCAATTTCAGGAGTTTATCCAGCACAATGACTGATGTGGAATTTTCAAAATGGCTGACCGTTGAGAAAAAGGTAGCCTGTCTTCCCCTTTCTGCATTCTATCATTCAAGGCAGAATTCGGATTATATCAGATTTAGTTTTGCAAAAAATGATGACGTGATTATTCAGGCCCTGGAATACCTGCAAAAACATCTTTAA
- a CDS encoding M28 family metallopeptidase has protein sequence MRKLLIPLFAMAVLTGCKTANISDGNTSVPINHDKAFSAAYKMIKADDLKKNLYVIASDAMEGRDTGSPGQKKAGEYIIDYYKSLGISHPKALNSFYQKVPSEFMKKRGGGNLPDSENILAFIEGSEKPEEIVVISAHYDHVGTKNGVVYNGADDDGSGTVAVMEIAKAFQQAKKAGKSPKRSILFLHVTGEEHGLFGSEYYSENPVFPLANTVVDLNIDMIGRDDPANRGKQYVYVIGSDMLSSQLKVINEAANKRTNNLELNYKYDDLNDPQQLYYRSDHYNFAKHNIPVAFFFDGIHEDYHKPTDDPEKIDYPLLEKRTQLIFTTAWDIANRVDRIVVDKK, from the coding sequence ATGAGAAAACTGCTTATTCCGTTATTTGCCATGGCTGTGCTGACTGGCTGTAAAACGGCAAATATTTCTGACGGAAACACTTCTGTTCCTATAAACCATGACAAAGCTTTTTCAGCTGCCTATAAAATGATTAAGGCAGATGATCTAAAGAAAAACTTATATGTAATTGCTTCTGATGCAATGGAAGGAAGAGATACCGGAAGTCCGGGACAGAAAAAGGCGGGTGAATATATTATTGATTATTACAAAAGCTTGGGGATTTCACATCCCAAGGCATTAAACTCCTTTTATCAGAAAGTTCCATCGGAATTTATGAAAAAAAGAGGCGGCGGAAACCTTCCTGATTCTGAAAATATCCTTGCTTTTATAGAAGGCAGTGAGAAACCGGAAGAAATTGTTGTGATCTCGGCACACTATGATCACGTAGGAACAAAAAATGGTGTAGTGTATAACGGCGCTGATGATGACGGCAGTGGTACCGTAGCCGTAATGGAAATAGCCAAGGCTTTCCAGCAAGCTAAAAAAGCAGGGAAAAGTCCTAAAAGATCGATCCTGTTTCTTCATGTTACGGGAGAAGAACACGGTTTATTTGGTTCGGAATACTATTCAGAGAACCCTGTTTTTCCTTTAGCCAATACGGTTGTGGACCTTAATATTGATATGATAGGGAGAGATGATCCTGCCAACAGGGGAAAACAATATGTATATGTCATCGGGTCCGATATGCTGAGCTCGCAGCTGAAAGTGATCAACGAGGCTGCCAATAAAAGGACCAACAACCTTGAATTAAACTACAAGTATGATGATTTGAATGATCCTCAGCAACTCTATTACCGTTCAGATCACTATAATTTTGCCAAACACAATATTCCGGTAGCATTTTTCTTTGATGGAATTCATGAAGATTATCATAAGCCGACGGATGACCCGGAAAAAATTGATTATCCACTGCTGGAAAAACGTACCCAGCTTATTTTTACCACTGCCTGGGATATCGCCAACAGGGTGGATAGAATAGTAGTAGATAAAAAGTAA
- a CDS encoding endonuclease V, whose translation MIYAFDTYYYEDYANTVCIAFEEWTSEKEVEIFTEQTAISSGYESGAFYKRELPCILSLLKKITVRKGDIIIVDGYVTLNNEGENGLGGYLYDALDQQYPVVGIAKNEFTAPDSQRRNVYRGESKTPLFLTAKGIEVDKIKPEIERMYGAFRIPALLKKLDQMSRM comes from the coding sequence ATGATCTACGCGTTTGATACCTATTATTACGAGGATTATGCGAATACGGTATGTATAGCATTTGAAGAATGGACCTCTGAGAAAGAGGTTGAGATTTTTACCGAACAGACAGCTATCAGCTCCGGATATGAGAGCGGTGCTTTCTATAAAAGAGAATTGCCCTGTATCCTTAGCCTTCTGAAAAAAATTACAGTAAGAAAGGGAGATATCATAATTGTTGATGGGTATGTTACTCTTAATAATGAAGGTGAAAATGGGCTTGGAGGATATCTTTATGATGCTTTAGATCAGCAGTATCCCGTTGTTGGAATAGCAAAGAATGAGTTTACGGCTCCGGATTCCCAGAGAAGAAACGTATACCGGGGAGAAAGTAAGACCCCTCTTTTCCTTACAGCAAAAGGAATAGAGGTAGATAAAATAAAACCAGAAATTGAGCGGATGTATGGTGCTTTCAGGATCCCGGCTTTGCTGAAAAAACTGGATCAGATGAGCCGGATGTAG
- a CDS encoding inorganic pyrophosphatase, translated as MIPNFKAHPWHGISAGEDAPNVVNVFVEIVPSDTIKYEVDKETGYLKVDRPQKFSNIIPALYGFVPRTYCHNEVMKLAIEAGADDVTMGDHDPLDICVLSSHNIHAGGLLMEAIPIGGFKMIDGGEADDKIVAVMINDHAFGHFRDITELPEAEVKRLMHYFLTYKNLPDEPAKCRIQEVYGAEHARKVIKASQADYAEKFGG; from the coding sequence ATGATTCCAAATTTTAAAGCACATCCATGGCACGGAATTTCTGCAGGAGAGGATGCACCAAATGTTGTCAATGTATTTGTGGAAATTGTTCCTTCAGATACGATCAAATATGAAGTTGATAAAGAAACAGGATATTTAAAGGTAGACAGGCCGCAGAAGTTTTCTAATATCATCCCTGCTTTATATGGTTTTGTTCCAAGAACATACTGTCATAATGAAGTGATGAAGCTTGCGATTGAGGCTGGAGCTGATGATGTGACCATGGGAGATCATGACCCGCTTGATATTTGTGTGTTAAGTTCTCACAATATCCACGCCGGAGGTTTATTGATGGAGGCTATTCCGATCGGAGGTTTCAAAATGATCGACGGAGGAGAGGCTGATGATAAAATCGTTGCGGTAATGATCAATGACCATGCTTTCGGACATTTCAGAGATATTACCGAATTACCGGAAGCTGAAGTTAAAAGATTAATGCACTACTTCTTAACCTATAAGAACTTACCGGATGAGCCTGCAAAATGCAGAATCCAGGAAGTATACGGAGCAGAGCACGCCAGAAAAGTAATTAAAGCGTCTCAGGCTGACTACGCAGAAAAATTCGGAGGATAA
- a CDS encoding glyoxalase: MTQSIKSIRPFIGAKNFQVSRSFYRDLGFEEIILEPKLSLFSLQGTRFYLQDYYAKDWIDNTMIFMEVGNTDEFWKELIALQLNEKYEDVRLTPVRTMEWGKECFVHDPSGILWHFGEFFNDENK, from the coding sequence ATGACACAGTCTATAAAATCGATCAGACCTTTTATCGGGGCTAAAAACTTCCAGGTGAGCCGTAGTTTTTACAGGGATCTGGGCTTTGAAGAAATTATCCTTGAACCTAAATTATCTTTATTTAGCCTGCAGGGAACCCGTTTTTATCTTCAGGATTATTATGCTAAAGACTGGATTGATAATACCATGATTTTTATGGAAGTTGGCAATACTGATGAATTTTGGAAGGAGCTTATCGCCTTACAGCTTAACGAAAAATATGAAGACGTAAGGCTTACGCCTGTAAGAACGATGGAATGGGGAAAAGAATGTTTTGTACATGATCCGTCGGGGATCCTGTGGCATTTTGGTGAATTTTTTAATGATGAAAACAAATAA
- a CDS encoding acetyl-CoA C-acyltransferase, with the protein MKDVFIMAAKRTPVGGFMGNLSGFTATQLGALAIQNAYESISLSPEHINSVYMGNVLSAGVGQSPARQSAVFSNIPVDKDATTVNKVCASGMKAAMIGAQQIQLGLENIVMTGGMESMSNVPHYTHLRKGIKLGDTKLTDGLVKDGLWDVYHDFHMGSAAELGVKKYGHTREQLDGYALLSYERAQEATLKGKFNNELISVAVKGKKETVVIDKDEDIDKLIPEKISLLKPAFEKDGLLTAANSSNLNDGAAAVLLGSSDALLNYNVMPLARIVAYADAAQAPEWFTTSPSIAINKVLKLSGLSLSDIDYFEINEAYSSVILSNQQILGFDTDKVNVYGGAVALGHPIGASGARILTTLVNVLRQEKGRYGIAAICNGGGGASAVLIENLA; encoded by the coding sequence ATGAAAGATGTATTTATCATGGCTGCAAAACGAACGCCTGTTGGCGGATTTATGGGAAACTTATCAGGATTTACAGCAACACAGCTGGGAGCCCTGGCTATACAGAATGCCTATGAAAGCATATCGCTTTCTCCTGAGCATATAAACAGTGTATATATGGGAAATGTACTGAGTGCCGGGGTAGGACAGTCACCCGCGAGACAATCAGCTGTTTTCTCCAATATTCCGGTAGATAAAGACGCTACAACAGTCAATAAAGTTTGTGCTTCGGGAATGAAAGCGGCGATGATAGGAGCACAGCAAATTCAGCTTGGACTGGAAAATATTGTCATGACGGGCGGAATGGAAAGTATGAGCAATGTTCCTCATTATACCCATTTACGTAAGGGTATAAAATTGGGAGATACAAAACTTACAGATGGTCTGGTGAAAGATGGTTTGTGGGATGTCTATCACGATTTTCATATGGGAAGTGCTGCGGAACTGGGAGTAAAGAAATATGGTCACACAAGGGAACAGCTGGATGGCTACGCCCTGCTTTCCTATGAAAGAGCTCAGGAAGCTACTTTAAAAGGCAAATTCAACAATGAATTGATTTCAGTAGCTGTGAAAGGTAAAAAAGAAACCGTAGTTATTGATAAGGATGAAGATATTGACAAACTTATTCCTGAAAAGATTTCACTACTAAAACCCGCTTTTGAAAAGGACGGTTTACTGACTGCTGCCAACTCGAGTAATCTTAATGACGGGGCCGCCGCTGTTTTATTAGGATCTTCAGATGCTTTGCTGAACTATAATGTAATGCCGCTGGCAAGAATTGTTGCCTATGCCGATGCTGCACAGGCACCGGAGTGGTTTACAACTTCTCCCTCCATAGCCATTAATAAAGTACTGAAACTGTCCGGCCTTAGTTTGTCTGACATTGATTATTTCGAAATTAATGAAGCCTATTCCTCGGTAATTTTATCCAATCAACAAATTTTAGGATTTGATACAGACAAGGTGAATGTGTATGGCGGAGCCGTTGCATTGGGGCATCCCATAGGTGCTTCAGGAGCAAGAATTTTGACAACTTTGGTCAATGTACTGCGCCAGGAAAAGGGAAGATACGGGATTGCCGCCATCTGTAACGGCGGGGGCGGGGCTTCCGCAGTTCTTATAGAAAATTTAGCGTAA
- a CDS encoding sodium-translocating pyrophosphatase has product MDLFYLIPVFGVIALLYTYIQSNWVSRQNAGNEKMKTISGHIADGAMAFLKAEYKILTYFVIIVAILLAVMGTTNSNSHWSIGIAFVVGAILSASAGFIGMKIATKANVRTAEAARTSLSKALKVSFTGGSVMGMGVAGLAVLGLGALFIIIKQIFAPDATVDSHEMEKTIEILTGFSLGAESIALFARVGGGIYTKAADVGADLVGKVEAGIPEDDPRNPATIADNVGDNVGDVAGMGADLFGSYVATVLATMVLGRETISEDSFGGFAPILLPMLIAGTGIIFSMIGTLFVKINDNEEASTSSVQNALNLGNWGSIVITAISSYFLVTYLLPEKMVLRGHEFTKMGVFGAIMVGLVVGTLMSIITEYYTAIGKRPVSSIVRQSSTGHATNIIGGLSVGMESTLLPILVLAGGIYGSYLCAGLYGVAIAAAGMMATTAMQLAIDAFGPIADNAGGIAEMSELPKEVREKTDILDAVGNTTAATGKGFAIASAALTALALFAAFVGIAGIDGIDIYRADVLAGLFVGGMIPFIFSSLAITAVGQAAMAMVEEVRRQFREIPGILEGKAQPEYEKCVAISTDASIRKMMLPGAIAIISPLLIGFIFGPEVLGGFLAGATVSGVLMGMFQNNAGGAWDNAKKSFEKGVDINGQTYYKGSEPHKASVTGDTVGDPFKDTSGPSMNILIKLMSIVSLVIAPTLAVLHKDKIEANRKAKLESLTRLSGIAHGGISTVDSVSVSAPKEVKGHLNENGDFVYETGSIKKVNLTGGKTIAIGEESQIYQLYNSVKEKDKTILDPNKWYTIENLYFETGASDLKPGYEMQLNNLAEILNAYPDLKIKLGGYTDNTGNEESNQQLSNLRAQTAKLKLLELGVSADRVEAEGYGSQHPVCEANDTDECKAKNRRIDVRVLAL; this is encoded by the coding sequence ATGGATTTGTTCTATTTAATTCCTGTTTTTGGTGTGATAGCTTTGCTGTATACTTATATTCAAAGCAATTGGGTAAGTAGGCAGAATGCCGGAAACGAAAAAATGAAAACCATCAGCGGTCATATTGCGGATGGTGCAATGGCATTTTTAAAGGCCGAGTACAAGATTTTAACCTATTTTGTGATTATAGTCGCTATTTTGCTTGCAGTGATGGGCACTACGAATTCCAATTCTCACTGGAGTATAGGAATTGCTTTTGTTGTGGGAGCCATACTTTCTGCTTCAGCAGGCTTTATCGGGATGAAAATTGCTACAAAGGCCAATGTAAGAACGGCAGAAGCTGCCAGAACTTCCCTTTCAAAAGCTCTTAAGGTATCCTTTACCGGAGGCTCTGTGATGGGAATGGGCGTTGCAGGTCTCGCTGTATTGGGGCTGGGAGCCCTTTTCATAATCATTAAGCAGATTTTTGCACCGGACGCTACTGTAGATTCACATGAGATGGAAAAAACTATTGAAATCCTTACCGGTTTTTCTTTAGGGGCAGAATCCATCGCTCTTTTTGCAAGAGTAGGCGGCGGTATTTACACAAAAGCTGCTGATGTAGGTGCTGACCTCGTAGGAAAAGTAGAAGCAGGAATCCCTGAAGATGATCCGAGAAATCCGGCTACGATTGCGGATAATGTTGGAGATAACGTAGGTGATGTTGCAGGGATGGGAGCTGACCTTTTCGGTTCTTATGTGGCAACTGTTCTCGCCACAATGGTTTTGGGAAGAGAAACCATTTCAGAAGATTCTTTCGGAGGTTTTGCTCCTATTTTACTGCCAATGCTTATTGCAGGAACAGGGATTATCTTCTCCATGATAGGGACTTTATTTGTAAAAATCAATGATAATGAAGAAGCATCCACATCCAGTGTACAGAATGCGTTGAACTTAGGAAATTGGGGAAGTATTGTGATTACAGCCATTTCATCTTATTTCCTGGTAACATATCTTCTTCCGGAGAAAATGGTACTTAGAGGGCATGAATTTACTAAAATGGGAGTGTTTGGAGCCATCATGGTGGGGCTGGTTGTAGGTACTTTAATGAGCATCATTACAGAATATTATACTGCAATAGGAAAACGACCCGTTTCCAGTATCGTAAGACAATCTTCTACCGGACATGCTACCAATATCATTGGCGGGCTTTCTGTGGGAATGGAATCTACACTGCTTCCCATTCTCGTACTGGCTGGCGGAATTTATGGATCCTATTTATGTGCCGGACTTTACGGAGTTGCCATTGCAGCGGCGGGAATGATGGCCACTACAGCAATGCAGCTGGCTATTGATGCTTTTGGCCCTATTGCAGATAATGCAGGAGGGATTGCCGAAATGAGCGAACTTCCTAAAGAAGTACGTGAAAAAACTGATATTTTAGACGCTGTAGGAAATACTACTGCAGCTACAGGAAAAGGATTTGCTATCGCTTCGGCTGCACTCACTGCCCTGGCGCTCTTCGCTGCTTTCGTGGGGATAGCAGGAATTGACGGAATTGATATTTACAGAGCTGATGTTCTGGCGGGACTGTTCGTAGGCGGAATGATTCCTTTTATCTTTTCTTCTCTGGCGATTACGGCAGTGGGACAGGCAGCGATGGCTATGGTAGAGGAAGTAAGAAGACAGTTCCGTGAAATTCCGGGGATTCTGGAAGGAAAAGCACAGCCTGAATATGAAAAATGTGTTGCTATTTCTACCGATGCCTCTATCCGGAAAATGATGCTGCCGGGAGCAATTGCGATTATCTCACCTTTACTGATCGGATTTATTTTCGGCCCTGAAGTATTGGGAGGATTCTTAGCCGGCGCTACAGTAAGCGGTGTTTTGATGGGAATGTTTCAGAATAATGCAGGGGGAGCCTGGGATAATGCTAAAAAATCATTTGAAAAAGGGGTAGATATTAACGGGCAGACGTATTACAAAGGGTCAGAACCTCATAAAGCGTCCGTAACAGGAGATACGGTAGGAGATCCGTTTAAAGATACTTCAGGCCCTTCAATGAATATTCTGATTAAATTAATGTCCATTGTTTCACTGGTAATTGCTCCCACGTTAGCAGTTCTTCATAAAGATAAGATCGAAGCCAATAGAAAGGCTAAGCTGGAAAGCTTAACCCGCCTGTCAGGAATTGCTCATGGAGGAATAAGCACCGTAGATTCAGTTTCAGTTTCAGCTCCGAAAGAGGTGAAGGGACATCTTAATGAAAACGGGGATTTTGTATACGAGACCGGAAGCATTAAAAAAGTCAATTTAACAGGAGGAAAAACAATTGCTATTGGAGAAGAAAGTCAGATATACCAGCTGTACAATTCGGTAAAAGAAAAAGATAAGACCATTCTGGATCCTAATAAATGGTATACGATTGAAAATCTTTATTTTGAAACAGGAGCCAGTGATCTGAAGCCGGGATATGAAATGCAGCTGAATAATCTGGCAGAAATTTTAAATGCTTATCCTGATCTTAAGATCAAATTAGGAGGTTATACAGACAATACCGGAAATGAAGAAAGCAACCAGCAGTTATCTAATCTGAGAGCACAGACAGCGAAACTGAAACTCCTGGAATTAGGGGTATCTGCAGACAGAGTGGAAGCAGAGGGCTACGGTTCCCAGCATCCGGTCTGTGAAGCTAATGATACTGATGAATGTAAAGCTAAAAACAGAAGAATTGACGTGAGGGTACTTGCTCTTTAA
- a CDS encoding phytanoyl-CoA dioxygenase family protein, producing MFQQLRNYKLSYILYNLFKKSKLKHNIPLYKKYGLHKNYFSSISSADFAHLPATERSVDRDKLSATAFFNELSAESKQSALQYDDNGYMIIRNFLSPEDADKINDEIEKLMNDGTLTFRYGGKLMFAIHHSEILKNIGTDKNFTEFLSVLLDGQAKLFQSINFINGSQQKTHSDSIHMTTYPLGGLLGVWIALEDVDENNGALHYIPKSHKLPYFLNSDYDNEGTAFRIGKKSYTAYEEFLENKVKELGLKKEIFRAQKRGFINMAC from the coding sequence ATGTTCCAGCAACTTCGTAACTATAAATTATCATACATTCTTTATAACCTGTTTAAAAAGAGTAAGTTAAAGCATAATATTCCACTGTATAAAAAGTACGGGCTTCATAAGAACTATTTTTCCAGCATCTCGAGTGCAGATTTTGCCCACCTTCCCGCTACGGAAAGAAGTGTTGACAGAGATAAGCTTTCGGCCACTGCCTTTTTTAATGAATTATCAGCGGAGAGCAAACAGAGTGCCCTTCAGTATGATGATAACGGGTATATGATCATCAGAAACTTTCTGAGTCCTGAAGACGCAGATAAAATCAATGATGAAATAGAAAAGCTGATGAATGATGGAACCCTTACGTTCCGGTATGGAGGAAAACTGATGTTTGCGATTCATCATTCGGAAATCCTTAAAAATATCGGGACTGACAAAAATTTTACAGAATTTCTATCTGTTCTTTTGGATGGGCAGGCTAAACTTTTTCAAAGCATTAATTTCATCAATGGAAGCCAGCAGAAGACCCATTCTGACAGTATTCATATGACCACATATCCGCTGGGAGGACTGCTTGGGGTATGGATTGCCTTGGAGGATGTGGATGAAAACAACGGAGCACTGCATTATATTCCTAAAAGCCATAAACTGCCATATTTTCTGAATTCCGATTACGACAATGAGGGAACCGCCTTCAGGATCGGTAAAAAAAGCTATACCGCTTATGAAGAATTCCTTGAAAATAAGGTGAAAGAGCTCGGTTTGAAAAAAGAAATTTTCAGAGCCCAAAAAAGGGGATTTATTAATATGGCATGCTAA